The following coding sequences are from one Odontesthes bonariensis isolate fOdoBon6 chromosome 10, fOdoBon6.hap1, whole genome shotgun sequence window:
- the LOC142390515 gene encoding mitochondrial carrier homolog 1-like isoform X2, which produces MESPENPSVQAVNMEQDVSSPPVEVDTAVVLLGAGVTAVTHPLLYVKLLIQVGHEPLPPTVGTTMFGRRVLYLPGFFSYAQHIVEVDGKRGLFRGLSSRLVSSAISTVVRGKVKQAQLRSKKDEQQTTSLRKVFRETSHEMIIQCLSRVATHPFHVMSVRCMAQFVGKEVKYGGMFSCLVKIFKEEGVAGFYVGLVPHVLGEVLFLWCCNLLAHFINTYAVDESFGQASAVRSYTKFVMGIAVSVLTYPFMLVADVMAVNNCGLAAGLPPRYPIFKSWFHCWNHLSNKGHLFRGSSFFFRRVPMPPMEN; this is translated from the exons ATGGAGTCGCCTGAAAACCCGTCCGTTCAGGCGGTGAACATGGAGCAGGATGTTTCCTCGCCCCCCGTGGAGGTGGACACCGCCGTGGTGCTGCTGGGAGCGGGTGTTACAGCCGTCACGCACCCGCTGCTGTATGTGAAACTGCTAATACAG GTGGGACACGAACCTCTCCCTCCCACCGTGGGCACCACTATGTTCGGCAGAAGAGTCTTATACCTGCCTGGCTTCTTCTCCTACG CGCAACATATCGTGGAGGTGGATGGAAAGAGGGGACTTTTCCGTGGCCTCTCGTCTCGTCTCGTATCCAGCGCCATCTCCACCGTGGTCAGGGGCAAAGTTAAACAG GCGCAGCTTCGATCAAAGAAAGATGAACAGCAGACGACTTCACTCAGGAAAGTGTTCAGAGAG ACCTCACATGAGATGATCATCCAGTGCCTGTCCAGAGTGGCCACACATCCTTTTCATG tcATGTCAGTGCGATGTATGGCACAGTTTGTTGGCAAAGAAGTCAAATACGG GGGGATGTTCAGTTGTCTGGTCAAGAtttttaaggaggaaggagTGGCCGGATTCTATGT TGGTCTGGTTCCACATGTTCTGGGAGAGGTCCTCTTCCTGTGGTGTTGTAACCTACTGGCTCACTTCATTAACACCTACGCAGTAGACGAAAGT TTCGGTCAGGCCTCAGCAGTGAGAAGCTACACTAAGTTTGTGATGGGC ATCGCAGTGAGTGTTCTCACATACCCGTTCATGCTGGTCGCAGACGTGATGGCAGTCAACAACTGTGG TCTGGCTGCAGGTCTTCCTCCTCGATATCCCATCTTTAAATCCTGGTTTCACTGCTGGAATCATTTGAGCAACAAG GGTCACCTCTTCAGAGGATCCAGCTTCTTTTTCCGCCGGGTGCCCATGCCGCCCATGGAGAACTGA
- the LOC142390515 gene encoding mitochondrial carrier homolog 1-like isoform X1: protein MESPENPSVQAVNMEQDVSSPPVEVDTAVVLLGAGVTAVTHPLLYVKLLIQVGHEPLPPTVGTTMFGRRVLYLPGFFSYAQHIVEVDGKRGLFRGLSSRLVSSAISTVVRGKVKQQAQLRSKKDEQQTTSLRKVFRETSHEMIIQCLSRVATHPFHVMSVRCMAQFVGKEVKYGGMFSCLVKIFKEEGVAGFYVGLVPHVLGEVLFLWCCNLLAHFINTYAVDESFGQASAVRSYTKFVMGIAVSVLTYPFMLVADVMAVNNCGLAAGLPPRYPIFKSWFHCWNHLSNKGHLFRGSSFFFRRVPMPPMEN, encoded by the exons ATGGAGTCGCCTGAAAACCCGTCCGTTCAGGCGGTGAACATGGAGCAGGATGTTTCCTCGCCCCCCGTGGAGGTGGACACCGCCGTGGTGCTGCTGGGAGCGGGTGTTACAGCCGTCACGCACCCGCTGCTGTATGTGAAACTGCTAATACAG GTGGGACACGAACCTCTCCCTCCCACCGTGGGCACCACTATGTTCGGCAGAAGAGTCTTATACCTGCCTGGCTTCTTCTCCTACG CGCAACATATCGTGGAGGTGGATGGAAAGAGGGGACTTTTCCGTGGCCTCTCGTCTCGTCTCGTATCCAGCGCCATCTCCACCGTGGTCAGGGGCAAAGTTAAACAG caGGCGCAGCTTCGATCAAAGAAAGATGAACAGCAGACGACTTCACTCAGGAAAGTGTTCAGAGAG ACCTCACATGAGATGATCATCCAGTGCCTGTCCAGAGTGGCCACACATCCTTTTCATG tcATGTCAGTGCGATGTATGGCACAGTTTGTTGGCAAAGAAGTCAAATACGG GGGGATGTTCAGTTGTCTGGTCAAGAtttttaaggaggaaggagTGGCCGGATTCTATGT TGGTCTGGTTCCACATGTTCTGGGAGAGGTCCTCTTCCTGTGGTGTTGTAACCTACTGGCTCACTTCATTAACACCTACGCAGTAGACGAAAGT TTCGGTCAGGCCTCAGCAGTGAGAAGCTACACTAAGTTTGTGATGGGC ATCGCAGTGAGTGTTCTCACATACCCGTTCATGCTGGTCGCAGACGTGATGGCAGTCAACAACTGTGG TCTGGCTGCAGGTCTTCCTCCTCGATATCCCATCTTTAAATCCTGGTTTCACTGCTGGAATCATTTGAGCAACAAG GGTCACCTCTTCAGAGGATCCAGCTTCTTTTTCCGCCGGGTGCCCATGCCGCCCATGGAGAACTGA